Within the Bacteroidota bacterium genome, the region TTCCTCGTCATCAGTGACCATACCTTACGAGATTTCGGATTTTGATGGCAGTGCAAAATTGATTGTAAGTGACGTGTCAGGAAAAGAAAGAAGAAATATACTGCTGAATTCGGCAGCCGGACAGGTTGTTGTTTCAGGAGGGGATCTTCATCCTGGTATTTACTTTTATCGCATCAACAGTAAGGGTGAATTGGGGCAAGCCCGTAAGTTTATTATACAATAGGGCTTTATTCTACCGGTTTTAAAAGGGTAATCCCAGGTGTATTCCAACCATAAAGTGTTCTTCCCCGCCTGCGCGGGAGTATTCTATCATTGGTCCGAGATGTATCCGGCCTGTTTCAAACTCGTAGCCTGATTCCAGGTGATACGACATCAGATACACATTGTTTTCCTGGATAAAAGTGATACCTGGCCCGGCCGAAATCCATAGCTGATGAACAGGCCTCCAGGTGATATTGAAGGACGCATCGTAATGCATGTGCTCGTCGATAATAGCTTCCAGGCCGGGTCCTATTCCGAATTTTTCCAGAACTCCTGAAAACATAAAGGTATAATGAAGGTGCAAACCCAATGCTACATTAGCCTCTTCCTGGTGAAAAACAGCACCGGCCGCCCCGCCAAATTCATTCCGGTATTCCTTGTGGTCGTGCTGACCCATAAGTACCGCATTAATACCGAAGAATAGTAAAAATATACTAACCCTTATTTTGACATTCATATGTAGTCCACGATTTTTGCAATAATAGGAATATTCCGTAAATGATAGAAAGTATTATTGCTATGAAGCCAAAGTCTTAATATCCTGCTTTTATTATCTTATGTATAGATAAAACTCTACTATTTCCCGAAAAGATAGTCAGATAATAAATTCCTGGTTTCCAGGATGAGGTGTTAATATTTAATTGTCGGCCGGCATTTGCCATTTCTGAAATAAACTTTCCGTCAGCATCATAAGCTTTGATGTAAAAACCCTCTTCATCCGTTGAAACCAGCAAGTTGTTTTTGAAAGGATTTGGAGATATCGTGGTTCCTCCTTCATTTGCAGGATTAGAGATCGCGGTATGAAGGCCGGTTGTGAAATAGCAATTTTCCGGTGTTTCAATGACATTCCCATCATAATCTTCCACTGTTGATGGAAGCAACTCCACGAAATACAATTGCTCTTCCTTGAGTATTTCCGTTGGGAAAAGAGTAATAATGGTCTTACTGGTGTTAATAATTCCGGTAAAACCGACAGCTGCCCCGAGGTCATCATTTTCTTTGAACATGATTAATTCAGGTATATCAGGATTTGTGATCACTTCTCCATTTTCCTTCCTGACAGGTTCGCTGAAAAGTAGCCTGATCTCTGAGGAGGGATCAATATTCACCTCGTCCCTTTCCGGATCAAACAAAACATAAGGGAAAGTAAAATCCAGGAAGCCTGTAAGCTCAATCTGCCTTGCGATCCTTTGGGAATTGTTTTCGTTGTCGCTGTTCAGGGTTAAA harbors:
- a CDS encoding T9SS type A sorting domain-containing protein, giving the protein PGGGYSFVTTIDNSYKMFVYDYDYSVSPYTVSTRIYHLPGIISDISSPAAPLNEMSGMAFPNPSSSSVTIPYEISDFDGSAKLIVSDVSGKERRNILLNSAAGQVVVSGGDLHPGIYFYRINSKGELGQARKFIIQ